One region of Oryza glaberrima chromosome 7, OglaRS2, whole genome shotgun sequence genomic DNA includes:
- the LOC127779182 gene encoding succinate dehydrogenase [ubiquinone] flavoprotein subunit, mitochondrial yields MWRGCVSRGLRSLSKGKDSSAPVSAAARLFSTASSSYTVVDHSYDAVVVGAGGAGLRAAIGLSEHGFNTACITKLFPTRSHTVAAQGGINAALGNMTEDDWRWHMYDTVKGSDWLGDQDSIQYMCREAPKAVIELENYGLPFSRTEDGKIYQRAFGGQSLDFGKGGQAYRCACAADRTGHAMLHTLYGQAMKHNTQFFVEYFALDLIMDSEGTCQGVIALNMEDGTLHRFRATNTILATGGYGRAYFSATSAHTCTGDGNAMVARAGLPLQDLEFVQFHPTGIYGAGCLITEGSRGEGGILRNSEGERFMERYAPTAKDLASRDVVSRSMTMEIREGRGVGPLKDHIYLHLNHLPPEVLKERLPGISETAAIFAGVDVTKEPIPVLPTVHYNMGGIPTNYHGEVVTMKGDNPDSVVPGLMAAGEAACASVHGANRLGANSLLDIVVFGRACANRVAETAKPGEKQKPLGKSAGEKTIAWLDKLRNANGSLPTSKIRLNMQRVMQNNAAVFRTQETLEEGCKLITKAWESYHDVKISDRSLIWNSDLIETIELENLLINACITMHSAEARKESRGAHAREDFTKRDDEQWMKHSLGYWENEKVRLAYRPVHMNTLDSEVESFPPKARVY; encoded by the exons ATGTGGCGCGGCTGCGTCTCGCGTGGCCTCAGGAGCCTCTCCAAGGGCAAGGACTCCTCCGcccccgtctccgccgccgctaggCTCTTCTCCACCGCCTCG TCGTCGTACACGGTGGTGGATCACTCGTATGACGCGGTCGTGGtgggagccggcggcgcggggctccgTGCGGCGATCGGGCTCTCCGAGCACGGGTTCAACACCGCTTGCATCACCAAGCTCTTCCCCACGCGGTCGCACACCGTCGCGGCGCAG GGTGGCATAAATGCTGCTCTTGGAAACATGACGGAAGATGACTGGAGATGGCATATGTATGACACTGTCAAGGGTAGTGATTGGCTTG GTGACCAGGATTCTATTCAGTATATGTGCAGAGAAGCACCAAAAGCAGTTATAGAACTTGAAAACTATGGGTTGCCATTTTCAAGAACTGAAGATGGAAAGATATACCAACGGGCCTTTGGAGGCCAGAGCTTAGATTTTGGGAAAG GTGGGCAGGCCTATCGATGTGCTTGTGCTGCTGACAGAACAGGACATGCTATGTTACACACACTGTATGGTCAAGCAATGAAGCATAATACTCAGTTCTTTGTAGAATATTTTGCGCTAGACCTTATCATGGACAGTGAAG GTACCTGTCAGGGGGTTATTGCTTTGAACATGGAGGATGGCACCCTTCACCGTTTCCGTGCTACAAATACAATTCTGGCCACAGGG GGTTATGGCAGAGCCTACTTCTCCGCAACCTCAGCTCACACATGCACTGGAGATGGCAACGCTATGGTTGCACGTGCTGGTTTACCACTTCAG GACCTTGAGTTTGTGCAGTTCCATCCTACAGGCATTTATGGTGCTGGATGCCTTATCACTGAAG GTTCCCGTGGTGAAGGTGGTATCCTTAGGAACAGTGAAGGCGAGCGTTTCATGGAACGATATGCTCCTACTGCAAAAGATCTTGCTTCTCGAGATGTTGTTTCAAGATCTATGACAATGGAAATCAGAGAAGGCCGTGGTGTTG GGCCATTGAAGGACCACATCTATTTGCATCTTAACCATCTGCCTCCAGAAGTTCTTAAGGAGAGGCTTCCTGGTATTTCTGAAACTGCTGCTATTTTTGCTGGTGTTGATGTCACCAAGGAGCCCATTCCTGTCTTGCCTACTGTGCACTATAATATGGGTGGGATCCCAACAAATTACCATGGAGAG GTAGTGACTATGAAGGGTGACAATCCTGATTCTGTTGTTCCTGGTTTGATGGCTGCGGGAGAAGCGGCATGTGCATCTGTTCATGGTGCAAATCGTCTGGGTGCAAATTCACTTCTTGACATAGTTGTTTTTGGCAGAGCTTGTGCAAACAGGGTAGCTGAAACCGCTAAGCCAG GTGAGAAGCAGAAACCTCTTGGAAAAAGTGCTGGAGAGAAGACCATAGCCTGGTTAGACAAGCTGAGAAATGCAAATGGATCATTGCCAACTTCCAAGATCCGTCTAAACATGCAACGTGTTATGCAAAATAATGCTGCTGTCTTCCGTACACAAGAAACACTCGAGGAAG GTTGCAAATTGATTACCAAGGCATGGGAAAGTTATCATGATGTGAAGATCAGTGACCGGAGTCTCATATG GAATTCAGATTTGATAGAGACCATTGAGTTGGAAAATCTCTTGATAAATGCATGCATAACCATGCACTCAGCAGAGGCTCGGAAGGAAAGCAGAGGAGCTCATGCTCGTGAAGATTTCACG AAAAGAGATGATGAGCAATGGATGAAGCACTCGCTGGG GTACTGGGAGAATGAGAAGGTTCGCTTGGCATACAGGCCAGTCCACATGAACACATTGGACAGTGAAGTTGAGTCGTTCCCACCCAAGGCGCGTGTTTATTAG